From one Trueperella pyogenes genomic stretch:
- a CDS encoding PFL family protein, with amino-acid sequence MTFHSRAQSIISTVEMIEKYRLDIRTVTMGISLLQCRRSTMAETCEAIYERVTAQAARLVEVAEGIERELGIPIVNKRISVTPIALISAGLGDVVDIAHALDRAAKAVGVNFVGGYSALVEKGMTDADRALIASLPRALAETDVVCGSVNVASSRAGINMEAVAQLGEVIKEAARLTADRSAIACAKLVVFANAVGDNPFMAGAFHGVEEPDCVINVGVSGPGVVARAIEPLTGAPLNEIAEEIKKAAFKITRAGQLVGELAAERLGVPFGIVDLSLAPTAEVGDSVAAILEAMGLERVGGHGTTAALALLNDAVKKGGMMACSRVGGLSGSFIPVSEDRQMIEAVRAGSLSIEKLEAMTSICSVGLDMVAIPGDTPAALIAGMIADEAAIGVMNHKTTAVRVIPAPGTVEGDEVDFGGLLGYAPVMPIRRVSSADFITRGGFIPAPVHGMRN; translated from the coding sequence ATGACTTTCCATTCCAGGGCCCAGTCCATCATCTCTACGGTGGAGATGATTGAGAAGTATCGCCTCGATATCCGCACGGTCACGATGGGGATTTCCCTCCTGCAGTGCCGTCGTTCCACGATGGCCGAGACCTGCGAGGCGATCTACGAGCGCGTCACCGCCCAGGCCGCCCGCCTGGTCGAGGTGGCCGAGGGGATCGAGCGCGAGCTCGGCATTCCGATCGTGAACAAGCGCATTTCCGTCACGCCGATCGCCCTCATCTCGGCGGGCCTCGGCGACGTCGTCGATATCGCCCACGCCCTCGACCGTGCGGCCAAGGCCGTGGGCGTGAACTTCGTGGGCGGGTACTCGGCCCTTGTGGAAAAGGGGATGACCGACGCCGACCGTGCGCTCATCGCCTCCCTGCCGCGGGCGCTGGCGGAGACGGACGTCGTGTGTGGCTCGGTCAACGTGGCCTCCTCGCGTGCAGGTATCAACATGGAGGCGGTCGCCCAGCTCGGCGAGGTCATCAAGGAAGCCGCGCGTCTCACGGCCGACCGCAGCGCGATTGCGTGCGCCAAACTCGTGGTCTTCGCCAACGCGGTCGGTGACAACCCGTTCATGGCGGGCGCGTTCCACGGCGTGGAAGAGCCCGATTGCGTGATCAACGTGGGTGTGTCCGGCCCCGGCGTCGTCGCCCGTGCGATCGAGCCGCTCACGGGCGCCCCGCTCAACGAGATCGCTGAAGAGATCAAGAAGGCCGCTTTTAAGATCACGCGTGCTGGCCAGCTGGTGGGCGAACTTGCGGCCGAGCGCCTCGGCGTCCCCTTTGGCATCGTCGACCTCTCGCTCGCCCCCACGGCCGAGGTCGGCGACTCGGTGGCTGCCATCCTCGAGGCCATGGGTCTGGAGCGCGTGGGCGGCCACGGCACCACGGCCGCGCTCGCCCTCCTCAACGACGCCGTCAAGAAGGGCGGCATGATGGCCTGCTCGCGGGTGGGCGGGCTGTCGGGCTCCTTCATCCCGGTCTCGGAGGACCGGCAGATGATCGAGGCGGTCCGCGCCGGCTCACTGTCCATCGAGAAGCTGGAGGCGATGACGTCGATCTGCTCGGTCGGTCTGGACATGGTGGCCATCCCAGGCGATACTCCCGCGGCGCTCATTGCGGGCATGATCGCAGACGAGGCCGCAATTGGCGTGATGAACCACAAGACGACGGCCGTGCGCGTCATCCCGGCTCCCGGCACAGTCGAGGGCGATGAGGTGGACTTCGGCGGGCTGCTA
- a CDS encoding ACT domain-containing protein → MFAIITVTGSDHPGIVAAVTTALAEHEANILDISQTLMGGYFTMILRVELAGARPLRANSIDDLQDALAAVEQAQNLVIRVQSEALFTAINEL, encoded by the coding sequence ATGTTCGCAATTATCACCGTTACTGGATCTGATCACCCCGGCATCGTCGCGGCTGTGACCACCGCGCTCGCCGAGCACGAGGCCAACATTCTCGACATCTCCCAGACCCTCATGGGTGGCTATTTCACCATGATCCTGCGCGTCGAGCTCGCTGGTGCCCGCCCGCTGAGGGCCAACTCGATTGACGATCTCCAAGACGCTCTGGCCGCCGTGGAACAGGCACAAAATCTGGTCATCCGGGTCCAGTCCGAGGCCCTCTTTACCGCGATTAACGAACTGTAA